Proteins encoded within one genomic window of Acinetobacter sp. YWS30-1:
- a CDS encoding GNAT family N-acetyltransferase — protein MIREGKIQDIPQIIQVIHDSIQSCILDHQREDSVIQRWLEQFNHAQLIVEMLYNDCWVYILNDQIVGFLLVSDTGEILMHYVAARFQRLGVGTQLFDQMHKSLVRKNIHKIKVQSTQTALSYYQKNGFFSPNSQSENEENYHLSLYTTNFTEPLSYQDSAFLKLPKFP, from the coding sequence ATGATTCGTGAAGGGAAGATTCAAGATATACCTCAAATAATTCAGGTCATCCACGACAGTATTCAATCCTGTATTTTGGATCATCAACGTGAAGACAGCGTGATCCAGCGCTGGCTGGAGCAGTTTAATCACGCCCAGTTAATTGTGGAAATGCTTTATAACGACTGCTGGGTGTATATTTTAAATGATCAGATTGTCGGCTTTTTGCTGGTCAGTGACACTGGAGAAATCCTGATGCACTATGTGGCTGCACGTTTCCAGCGACTCGGGGTTGGCACCCAGCTTTTTGATCAGATGCACAAATCCTTAGTGCGTAAAAATATCCATAAAATTAAAGTCCAATCGACTCAAACGGCTTTAAGTTATTATCAAAAAAATGGATTTTTCTCACCGAATTCTCAATCGGAAAATGAAGAAAATTATCATTTATCTCTGTACACGACAAATTTCACAGAACCCTTATCCTATCAGGATTCTGCTTTCTTAAAATTGCCAAAATTTCCTTAA
- a CDS encoding IS4-like element ISAba1 family transposase (programmed frameshift) yields the protein MTHLNELYLILNKSLKWNKSHLKCFALIMLVIILKQTCNLSSASKALPIKCLPQSFYRRMQRFFAGQYFDYRQISQLIFNMFSFDQVQLTLDRTNWKWGKRNINILMLAIVYRGIAIPILWTLLNKRGNSDTKERIALIQRFIAIFGKDRIVNVFADREFIGEQWFTWLIEQDINFCIRVKKNFIVTNHLGKNHKISDLFRHLKVGQIECRKRRILVGRVKLYISALQLENGELLLVVSPQFNANAIQDYALRWEIETLFSCLKGRGFNLENTRLTDPRRVKKLIAVLAISFCWCYLTGEWQHNQKKAIKIKKHGRLSMSLFRYGLDYVQMAIQRLIGFGKKEEFKEILAILRKQNPDRIRVL from the exons ATGACACATCTCAATGAGTTATATCTTATCTTAAACAAATCTCTAAAATGGAACAAGTCACATTTAAAGTGCTTTGCGCTCATCATGCTTGTGATTATTTTAAAGCAAACATGTAATCTTTCTTCTGCATCTAAAGCCTTGCCCATCAAGTGTTTACCACAATCATTTTATCGACGTATGCAGCGCTTCTTTGCAGGTCAGTATTTTGATTATCGTCAAATTTCTCAGTTGATTTTCAATATGTTTTCATTCGACCAAGTGCAACTGACTTTAGATAGAACCAATTGGAAATGGGGAAAACGAAATATTAATATCCTGATGCTCGCAATCGTTTATCGTGGAATAGCGATACCTATCCTTTGGACATTGCTTAATAAACGTGGAAATTCAGATACGAAAGAGCGTATTGCTTTGATTCAACGCTTTATAGCCATTTTTGGTAAAGACCGTATTGTGAATGTGTTCGCAGACAGAGAGTTTATCGGTGAGCAGTGGTTTACATGGTTAATTGAACAAGACATCAACTTCTGCATTCGTGTTA AAAAAAACTTCATTGTCACCAATCATTTAGGAAAGAATCATAAAATTAGTGATTTATTTCGCCATCTTAAAGTTGGTCAAATTGAATGTCGTAAACGACGGATTTTGGTTGGTCGGGTGAAACTATATATAAGTGCACTACAGTTAGAAAATGGAGAGCTTTTACTCGTCGTTTCTCCTCAGTTTAATGCCAATGCTATTCAGGATTATGCATTACGCTGGGAAATTGAAACCTTATTCAGTTGTCTCAAAGGACGCGGGTTTAATCTTGAAAATACGCGCTTGACAGACCCTAGACGAGTGAAAAAATTGATTGCGGTGTTAGCTATAAGCTTCTGTTGGTGTTACTTAACGGGTGAATGGCAACATAATCAAAAAAAAGCGATAAAAATAAAGAAGCATGGACGACTCTCAATGAGTTTATTTCGCTATGGTTTAGACTATGTTCAAATGGCGATTCAGCGTTTAATTGGTTTTGGGAAAAAAGAAGAGTTTAAGGAAATTTTGGCAATTTTAAGAAAGCAGAATCCTGATAGGATAAGGGTTCTGTGA
- a CDS encoding GGDEF domain-containing protein, producing MIPVFAQASLESSSVTQHSQPHISEIHFTEDHSSQLPQNWQFYPNQFITEPSSVLTPQEVQLPASFKDLTGSNIGYGTFIGHFKIPSEFIGRRIAVHIPAEYGAYRIYIDGKFILRHGEIAKTAEEQRNERAPRIGYFVPESEYFTMSIQASNYTHLHGGIEQPIRIGTAGTINRQYQQLMMSISIVCGLVLGVGFFTILFSMFRGSTERNSKSIFIFGLFIIFLALHNFFAAPYAYSIVTKLGWLWGTRLEYLFTFLAILFFLSYMYLFNQRYLHRFIYSVAAGLLLLNCVVTLLTDPENFQRLALYSAIFGIVVVVNFIYGFYQTLHHKDNYSRLTLYAVIFLCLTFINDYLLLINVIESVHLSFISTSLYAVIIMFQQSQNYAHQTYATEQLNMNLKELNNSLDQKVKARTEQLRELNAKLEHQVNIDALTGAFNRRALNDQIQQQFLYCQQHPHSTLIFAMLDVDYFKNYNDYYGHLKGDEILQNLVKVIQTVLPESAYLARYGGEEFAILLTDVPVQAAFQSLEKVLIKIREQQFEHLNRTDDKSYVTVSMGISWMDQAHLYPDIHALMKAADVQLYAAKQAGRDQLKMT from the coding sequence ATGATTCCAGTTTTCGCCCAGGCATCTCTTGAATCTTCCTCTGTCACGCAGCACAGTCAACCGCATATTTCCGAAATTCACTTTACTGAAGATCATAGTAGCCAATTGCCCCAAAATTGGCAGTTTTATCCAAACCAGTTTATTACTGAACCAAGTTCCGTACTTACTCCGCAAGAGGTTCAATTACCCGCTTCATTTAAAGACCTGACCGGTTCAAATATTGGCTATGGAACCTTTATCGGACATTTCAAAATTCCATCAGAATTTATCGGACGTCGGATCGCCGTGCATATTCCGGCTGAATATGGTGCCTATCGAATCTATATCGATGGAAAATTTATTCTGCGGCATGGGGAAATTGCGAAAACAGCGGAAGAGCAGAGAAATGAAAGGGCTCCTCGAATCGGTTATTTTGTTCCTGAGAGTGAATATTTCACCATGAGTATTCAGGCCTCAAACTATACCCATCTGCATGGCGGGATTGAACAGCCTATACGCATTGGAACAGCCGGAACTATTAACCGTCAGTATCAGCAGCTTATGATGAGCATCAGTATAGTCTGTGGACTGGTGCTTGGGGTGGGCTTTTTCACGATTCTTTTTTCAATGTTTAGGGGATCAACAGAACGCAATAGCAAAAGTATTTTTATCTTTGGCTTGTTCATTATTTTTCTGGCCCTGCATAACTTTTTTGCAGCGCCGTATGCCTATTCGATCGTGACTAAGCTCGGTTGGCTATGGGGAACACGCCTAGAATATCTGTTCACTTTCCTGGCGATTCTATTTTTCCTCAGTTATATGTACCTGTTTAATCAGCGCTATTTGCATCGATTTATTTATAGTGTTGCCGCAGGACTTTTACTACTGAACTGTGTCGTAACCCTGTTGACCGATCCGGAAAATTTTCAACGTCTGGCCTTGTATAGTGCGATTTTCGGGATAGTCGTGGTGGTCAATTTTATCTATGGCTTTTATCAGACTTTACATCATAAAGACAATTATTCGCGCTTGACTCTCTATGCGGTCATTTTTCTATGCCTGACCTTTATAAATGACTATTTATTGCTGATCAATGTGATTGAAAGTGTGCATCTGTCTTTTATCTCGACCAGTCTGTATGCCGTGATCATCATGTTTCAGCAGTCGCAAAATTATGCCCATCAAACCTATGCGACAGAGCAGTTGAATATGAATCTGAAAGAGTTAAATAATTCACTCGATCAGAAAGTCAAAGCACGTACCGAGCAATTACGTGAACTGAATGCCAAACTCGAACATCAGGTGAATATTGATGCTTTGACGGGTGCCTTTAACCGCCGTGCTTTAAATGACCAAATCCAGCAGCAGTTTTTATACTGTCAGCAACATCCACACAGTACACTGATTTTTGCCATGCTCGATGTCGACTATTTTAAAAACTACAATGATTATTATGGGCACTTAAAAGGAGATGAAATTTTACAGAATCTGGTCAAGGTCATTCAGACGGTACTCCCCGAATCCGCGTATTTAGCCCGTTATGGTGGAGAAGAATTTGCGATTCTACTTACTGATGTACCTGTCCAGGCAGCATTTCAATCTCTGGAAAAAGTCTTAATCAAGATTCGCGAACAGCAATTTGAACATTTAAATCGCACAGATGATAAATCCTATGTCACGGTTAGTATGGGCATTTCTTGGATGGATCAAGCACATCTCTATCCAGATATTCATGCACTGATGAAAGCGGCAGATGTACAGTTATATGCGGCTAAGCAGGCAGGGCGAGATCAACTTAAAATGACATAA
- a CDS encoding FKBP-type peptidyl-prolyl cis-trans isomerase: protein MTKELEIIDLKVGEGKEAVKGALITTHYTGWLEDGTKFDSSLDRGNYFETVIGTGRVIKGWDQGIIGMKVGGKRKLIVPAHLAYGERKMGNIIPANSNLIFEIELYDVKTRD from the coding sequence ATGACCAAAGAGCTAGAAATTATTGATTTGAAAGTGGGTGAAGGTAAAGAAGCGGTTAAGGGCGCGCTTATTACGACTCATTATACTGGCTGGCTAGAAGATGGCACCAAGTTTGACTCATCACTGGATCGTGGTAACTATTTTGAAACCGTGATTGGCACTGGCCGTGTGATCAAGGGCTGGGATCAAGGGATTATCGGTATGAAAGTAGGCGGTAAGCGTAAACTAATTGTGCCTGCTCATTTGGCTTATGGTGAACGTAAAATGGGGAATATCATCCCGGCCAATTCAAACCTGATTTTTGAAATCGAACTGTATGATGTTAAAACACGTGATTGA
- a CDS encoding MgtC/SapB family protein — protein MHPDLYRLLIALGIGAIIGAEREYRSKSAGLRTMIMVSLSSCLFTIMSIKIGLDSQDRIAANILTGLGFVGAGVIFKDENRISGITTATTIWMTAALGMAAGAGYEWLSLFATFIVLIVLIFLIYVQEGIETLSQARTYRIICPYQRKTLEQYEELFKTYNMKVVRSVQHKTEHRISGRWILIGSAENHKKLTNYLLNDSNIQELSF, from the coding sequence ATGCATCCGGATCTTTATCGTTTGCTCATTGCCCTCGGTATTGGTGCAATTATTGGTGCAGAACGCGAATATCGCAGTAAGTCTGCCGGTTTGCGGACTATGATCATGGTCAGTCTGAGTTCCTGCTTGTTCACGATTATGTCAATCAAAATTGGTCTGGATAGTCAGGATAGGATTGCAGCCAATATCCTTACTGGCTTGGGCTTTGTCGGTGCGGGAGTTATCTTTAAAGATGAAAACCGGATTTCAGGCATTACGACAGCGACAACCATCTGGATGACAGCAGCACTGGGCATGGCAGCTGGCGCGGGTTATGAATGGCTGAGTCTGTTTGCTACTTTTATTGTATTAATCGTGCTGATTTTTCTGATCTATGTCCAAGAGGGAATAGAAACTTTAAGTCAGGCACGAACCTACCGAATTATCTGTCCTTATCAACGTAAAACCTTAGAGCAATACGAAGAATTATTTAAAACTTATAATATGAAAGTCGTTCGCAGTGTGCAGCATAAAACGGAACACCGTATTAGTGGACGCTGGATTTTAATTGGCTCCGCCGAAAATCATAAAAAATTGACTAACTATTTACTGAATGATTCAAATATCCAGGAACTCAGCTTTTAA
- a CDS encoding YaeQ family protein: MALKATIYKADLNVADMDTHRYEDYQLTMALHPSETIERLMVRILAYARFAGEALEFTKDLFETDEPALWEKDLTGQLLKWIEVGCPDEDKVKKASARCKQVAVVAYGSSVDEWYKRNSKLKTLSNVEVWKISTASTEAVQQLCERTMQLQLNVMDGEWTLIGDQAQAVIEWEQLQ; the protein is encoded by the coding sequence ATGGCGTTAAAAGCGACAATTTATAAGGCAGATTTGAACGTTGCCGATATGGATACCCATCGTTATGAAGACTATCAGTTGACGATGGCGCTGCATCCTTCGGAAACCATTGAACGTCTGATGGTACGTATTCTGGCTTATGCACGTTTTGCTGGCGAGGCGCTTGAATTTACCAAGGATCTGTTTGAGACTGATGAGCCAGCGCTGTGGGAAAAAGACCTGACTGGCCAATTATTGAAATGGATCGAAGTGGGTTGTCCTGACGAAGATAAAGTCAAAAAAGCCAGCGCACGTTGCAAACAGGTCGCAGTAGTTGCTTATGGTTCTTCAGTTGATGAATGGTATAAACGTAATTCCAAACTGAAAACGCTGTCGAATGTTGAGGTCTGGAAAATCTCGACCGCCAGCACTGAAGCGGTACAACAGTTATGTGAACGTACCATGCAGCTGCAACTGAATGTCATGGATGGCGAATGGACCTTGATCGGTGATCAGGCCCAAGCTGTAATTGAATGGGAACAGTTACAATAA